In Blautia wexlerae DSM 19850, a single window of DNA contains:
- the trkA gene encoding Trk system potassium transporter TrkA, with protein sequence MQIIIVGCGKVGRTLAEQLQEEESDITLIDVSSNVITSLQDDIDAMGIVGNGASINTLVEAGIENADILIAVTGSDEMNLLCCLIAQKTGHCQTIARVRNPIYAKEISFIKKRLGVTMIINPELAAAQEISRLLRFPSAIKIDTFARGRVEMLKFKVLPEFNLDGMTISRITEALKCDVLFCAVESRDHVSIPGGNQVIHDGDMVSILASPVNAAAFFKKIGLKTNQVKNAIIVGGGTISYYLTKALLDMNISVKIIEQNESRCETLSDLLPEATIINGDGTNRSLLMEEGLSRTEAFVSLTNMDEENVFLSLFAKTVSNAKLVAKVNRLAFDDVIDNLDIGSVIYPKYITADYILQYVRAMQNSIGSNIETLYHILDNQAEALEFAIRENSPVTGIPLSELNLKKNLLVGYLNRNGQVRIPRGQDTIQVGDTVIIVTSQKGLRDITDILEK encoded by the coding sequence ATGCAGATAATTATTGTTGGGTGCGGTAAAGTTGGACGTACCCTGGCAGAACAGCTTCAGGAAGAAGAATCCGACATTACTCTTATAGACGTTTCTTCTAATGTGATCACTTCCCTTCAGGATGACATTGATGCCATGGGTATCGTGGGAAACGGTGCAAGTATCAACACGCTGGTGGAAGCAGGTATTGAGAATGCAGATATCCTGATTGCCGTAACCGGCTCTGATGAAATGAATCTCCTCTGCTGCCTGATCGCACAGAAAACCGGCCATTGCCAGACGATTGCCCGTGTCCGCAATCCTATCTATGCCAAAGAGATCAGCTTCATCAAGAAGCGTCTGGGTGTTACTATGATCATTAACCCGGAGCTTGCAGCTGCACAGGAAATTTCCCGTCTCTTACGCTTTCCTTCAGCTATCAAGATCGATACTTTCGCACGTGGTCGTGTGGAAATGCTGAAATTCAAAGTGCTTCCTGAATTTAATCTGGATGGCATGACAATCTCACGCATTACGGAAGCCCTGAAATGCGACGTCTTGTTCTGCGCAGTAGAAAGCCGGGATCATGTATCTATTCCCGGCGGTAATCAGGTGATCCACGACGGAGATATGGTTTCCATTCTTGCTTCCCCGGTGAATGCAGCAGCCTTTTTCAAAAAGATCGGCCTGAAAACCAATCAGGTAAAAAACGCCATTATTGTCGGCGGAGGAACCATTTCCTATTACCTTACAAAAGCCCTGCTTGATATGAACATCTCCGTTAAGATCATCGAACAGAATGAGTCCCGCTGTGAAACCTTAAGTGATCTGCTTCCGGAGGCAACTATCATTAACGGAGACGGAACTAACCGTTCTCTCCTTATGGAAGAGGGACTCTCACGCACAGAGGCTTTTGTATCACTCACAAACATGGATGAGGAAAATGTTTTCCTTTCACTCTTTGCCAAAACAGTTTCCAATGCCAAACTGGTTGCCAAGGTAAACCGCCTTGCCTTTGATGATGTCATTGATAACCTTGACATCGGAAGCGTCATTTATCCGAAATATATCACAGCCGACTATATCCTGCAGTATGTACGTGCCATGCAGAACAGCATCGGCAGCAATATTGAAACCCTTTATCATATCCTGGATAATCAGGCAGAAGCTCTGGAATTTGCCATCCGCGAAAATTCACCGGTAACAGGCATTCCATTATCTGAACTGAACCTGAAGAAAAACCTTCTTGTAGGTTACCTGAACCGAAATGGTCAGGTCAGGATTCCCAGAGGCCAGGATACCATTCAGGTCGGAGATACCGTTATCATAGTAACTTCTCAGAAGGGCCTTCGCGATATCACAGATATTCTGGAAAAATAA
- a CDS encoding IS5 family transposase has translation MQKRGPSNEIGHSRGGANTKIHAVVDAYGYPVYLMISEGQRNDINYAIPLLDQIEINGSNVLADRGYDSNKLLDYVYARGGEPTIPSRKGAKFERHCDWWLYKERHLVEKYFLKLKAFRRIATRYDKLAATYLGFICIASILIWLK, from the coding sequence GTGCAAAAAAGGGGGCCTTCAAATGAAATCGGGCATAGTCGTGGAGGAGCAAACACCAAAATCCATGCGGTAGTAGATGCCTATGGATATCCAGTTTATTTAATGATCAGTGAGGGACAGCGTAATGATATCAATTATGCAATCCCTTTGCTCGATCAAATTGAAATAAACGGAAGCAATGTGTTAGCTGACCGAGGATATGACAGTAATAAATTGCTTGATTATGTGTACGCACGCGGTGGAGAGCCAACCATTCCATCCCGAAAGGGAGCTAAATTTGAACGTCATTGTGATTGGTGGTTATACAAAGAACGCCATTTAGTAGAAAAGTATTTTCTGAAATTAAAAGCATTCCGACGAATCGCTACACGTTATGACAAATTAGCTGCAACCTACTTGGGATTTATTTGTATCGCCTCAATATTAATTTGGTTAAAATAA
- a CDS encoding IS5 family transposase encodes MLRRYELTDEEWLRIEPLLPPENTGKQGRPRKDNRIIMNGIVWLARSGAPWRDLPERYGSWKTVYSRFRKWIDDGILDNIFRILSLEAELEELSIDASIIQAHQR; translated from the coding sequence ATGTTGAGACGATATGAGTTGACTGATGAAGAATGGCTTCGCATTGAACCTTTATTACCTCCTGAAAATACTGGAAAACAAGGACGTCCAAGGAAAGACAATCGTATCATTATGAATGGAATTGTATGGCTTGCACGTAGTGGGGCACCTTGGCGCGATCTTCCTGAACGTTATGGTTCATGGAAAACTGTCTATAGCCGATTCCGAAAATGGATCGATGATGGTATCCTTGATAATATTTTCCGTATTTTAAGTCTTGAAGCAGAATTGGAAGAATTATCCATTGATGCTTCTATTATCCAGGCGCACCAAAGATAG
- a CDS encoding Uma2 family endonuclease produces the protein MPLPKERIYTIDDIYALPDGERAELIDGQIYMMAPPNTRHQVIVGELYATIRNYIKSKSGSCKPYVSPFAVFLNEDNKNYVEPDLTVVCSPDKVDEKGCHGAPDWVIEVVSPATQSKDYGIKLFKYRMAGVREYWIINPLKGIVNVYDFENESGTGLYSFDDEIPVCIYPDLSIAISELL, from the coding sequence ATGCCATTACCCAAAGAACGGATTTATACAATAGATGACATCTACGCTCTTCCTGATGGCGAACGTGCAGAGCTGATTGATGGACAGATCTATATGATGGCACCACCTAATACCAGGCATCAGGTAATCGTCGGTGAACTGTATGCTACTATCCGCAATTACATTAAAAGTAAAAGCGGATCCTGTAAACCATATGTCTCTCCATTTGCAGTGTTCCTGAATGAAGATAACAAGAACTATGTCGAACCAGACTTAACAGTTGTCTGCTCACCGGACAAAGTAGATGAAAAAGGTTGTCATGGTGCACCTGACTGGGTAATTGAGGTTGTTTCTCCTGCTACCCAGAGTAAAGATTACGGAATAAAATTATTTAAATATCGGATGGCCGGAGTCAGAGAATATTGGATTATAAACCCCCTGAAAGGTATCGTAAATGTCTACGATTTTGAAAATGAATCGGGTACCGGATTGTATTCTTTCGACGATGAAATTCCAGTATGTATATATCCCGATTTATCAATTGCGATCTCTGAATTATTATAA
- a CDS encoding SEC-C metal-binding domain-containing protein — protein sequence MSDKTILEQWRAIAYDQQADRNKLQRFWANYFNIEKGIYEQLLSNPDEVVTGTVKELAEKYGQEVLTMVGFLDGINDSLKIPNPIETMDENTKVSLCFDKELLYKNMVDARADWLYELPQWDAIFTPEKRKELYLEQKKSGTVVKAKKIGRNDPCPCGSGKKYKYCCGKNA from the coding sequence ATGAGCGATAAAACAATCTTAGAGCAGTGGCGTGCCATCGCCTATGACCAGCAGGCAGACCGTAATAAACTTCAGAGATTTTGGGCAAATTATTTTAATATTGAAAAAGGAATTTATGAGCAGCTTCTTAGCAACCCGGATGAGGTAGTAACCGGTACAGTTAAGGAACTGGCTGAGAAATACGGACAGGAAGTTCTGACAATGGTTGGTTTTCTTGATGGAATCAATGACAGTCTGAAGATTCCGAACCCGATTGAGACAATGGATGAGAACACAAAGGTTTCTCTGTGCTTTGATAAAGAACTTCTTTATAAGAACATGGTAGATGCAAGAGCTGACTGGCTGTATGAACTGCCACAGTGGGATGCGATCTTTACACCGGAGAAGAGAAAAGAACTTTATCTTGAGCAGAAGAAATCAGGAACAGTTGTCAAAGCAAAGAAAATCGGACGTAATGATCCTTGTCCTTGCGGAAGCGGCAAGAAATATAAATATTGCTGCGGTAAGAATGCGTAA
- a CDS encoding recombinase family protein → MSSKVACLYIRVSTEDQTELSPDAQKRLLLDYAQKNDMIVSGDFIFTESVSGRHAQKRPEFQKMIALAKQPSHPIDVILVWKFSRFARNQEESIVYKSMLKKDNVDVISVSEPLIEGPFGSLIERIIEWMDEYYSIRLSGEVLRGMKEKALQKGYQTSPCLGYTAVGHGKPYVINEAEYAIVSYIMDLYDNQNLDETAIARRCNDLGYRTKRGKLFERRSVDRILGNPFYCGTVVWNGVEFEGNHEVRLSRERYEKRQKLITSRKRPVKARNVSACKHWLSGLLKCSVCGATLSYTGNNKCPYFQCWKYAKGFHKTSVALSVKKAEDAVITYFEQILDGAEFTYVCKKKKTDHSLQIDQLQREISKLAMREGRIKEAYEAGVDTLEEYKNNKDRLVSDRLELTAALSQLLQEEQAEQPDTEKILKEIRSVADVLKNPDVGYEEKGNLIRSVVEQIIYDKESGKMSFDIIIS, encoded by the coding sequence ATGAGCAGTAAAGTGGCATGTCTTTACATCCGCGTCTCGACAGAGGACCAAACAGAGTTATCTCCTGATGCGCAGAAACGTCTTTTGCTGGATTACGCTCAGAAGAATGACATGATTGTTTCCGGGGACTTTATCTTTACTGAGAGTGTTTCCGGCCGGCATGCGCAGAAGCGTCCGGAGTTTCAGAAGATGATTGCCCTGGCGAAGCAGCCATCTCATCCTATTGATGTAATCCTGGTATGGAAATTCAGTCGTTTCGCCCGTAACCAGGAAGAGTCTATCGTATACAAGAGTATGCTCAAGAAGGATAATGTAGACGTGATCAGTGTATCTGAACCATTGATCGAGGGACCTTTTGGCAGCCTGATCGAGCGCATCATCGAATGGATGGATGAATACTATTCCATTCGATTGTCGGGTGAGGTCTTGCGTGGCATGAAAGAAAAAGCCCTGCAAAAAGGCTATCAGACATCTCCCTGTCTTGGCTATACTGCAGTTGGACATGGAAAGCCTTATGTTATTAATGAGGCTGAATATGCCATTGTCTCTTATATTATGGACCTGTATGATAATCAGAACTTAGATGAGACAGCTATTGCCAGACGTTGCAATGATCTCGGGTACCGGACGAAACGTGGAAAACTCTTCGAGCGGCGTAGCGTTGACCGGATTCTTGGAAATCCCTTCTATTGCGGAACTGTTGTCTGGAACGGAGTGGAATTTGAAGGAAACCATGAGGTACGTCTTTCCAGAGAACGGTATGAAAAGCGTCAGAAGCTTATTACTTCCCGGAAACGTCCGGTCAAGGCGCGAAACGTATCTGCCTGCAAGCACTGGCTATCTGGTCTTTTAAAGTGTTCTGTCTGTGGAGCTACACTTTCTTACACTGGCAATAATAAGTGTCCTTATTTCCAGTGCTGGAAATATGCAAAAGGATTTCATAAGACTTCCGTAGCCTTATCTGTCAAAAAGGCCGAAGATGCTGTGATAACTTATTTTGAGCAGATCTTAGATGGAGCAGAATTTACATATGTGTGTAAAAAGAAAAAGACTGATCATTCACTACAGATTGATCAGTTGCAAAGAGAGATCAGTAAGCTCGCCATGAGAGAAGGCAGAATCAAAGAGGCTTATGAGGCAGGCGTAGATACTCTGGAAGAATATAAGAATAATAAGGATCGTCTGGTATCAGATCGGTTAGAATTGACTGCTGCCCTTTCACAGTTATTGCAGGAAGAGCAGGCAGAGCAGCCTGACACAGAAAAAATTCTGAAAGAGATCCGTTCTGTTGCGGATGTCCTGAAGAATCCAGACGTAGGTTATGAAGAAAAAGGAAATCTGATCAGAAGCGTTGTGGAACAGATCATATATGATAAGGAATCCGGAAAAATGTCTTTTGACATCATTATTTCCTGA
- a CDS encoding sigma-E processing peptidase SpoIIGA: protein MHYEIYIDVVFFTNLLIDYILIRFTGILFRCGRSRKRALLGAAAGAVFSCWIIYLRSFLESGIFLPALVLLHGGCAAGMLVIGCNLKRGSLLLKAILTLYFAAFLCGGFWEVIVSDKLTVKMFLILAAATWSGITALSYLMDSLRIRTKNIYPITIYYKGCGYPFHGFYDSGNLLMDSVNGKPVSVGTEKVLSEICSEETVSCLKHLKENPGESGKPGTAGLHPHFTFFHSIGKEQGMMLAVTFERLCIQTPAEVVCIDNPVFAFSFETSAFGKEYEVLLNSRLL, encoded by the coding sequence ATGCATTACGAAATATACATAGATGTAGTTTTTTTCACAAATCTCCTGATAGATTACATATTGATCAGATTTACAGGAATATTATTCCGATGTGGAAGAAGCAGAAAAAGAGCTCTTCTGGGAGCTGCTGCAGGTGCGGTGTTTTCCTGCTGGATCATTTATCTGCGATCTTTTCTGGAGTCTGGGATTTTTCTTCCGGCACTTGTCCTGCTGCATGGTGGCTGTGCTGCAGGAATGCTTGTGATCGGATGTAATCTGAAAAGGGGAAGTCTGCTGCTTAAAGCAATACTTACACTGTATTTTGCCGCATTTCTGTGTGGAGGGTTCTGGGAAGTGATTGTCAGTGATAAGTTGACAGTCAAAATGTTTCTGATCCTTGCAGCAGCAACGTGGTCCGGCATTACAGCGTTGTCATATCTGATGGATTCCCTGAGAATACGGACAAAGAATATCTATCCGATAACCATATACTATAAAGGATGTGGATATCCTTTTCATGGATTTTATGATTCCGGAAATCTGCTTATGGATTCTGTAAACGGAAAACCTGTATCTGTAGGGACAGAAAAAGTTTTATCTGAAATATGTTCAGAAGAAACCGTAAGCTGTTTAAAACACCTGAAAGAAAATCCCGGGGAGTCTGGGAAACCGGGAACTGCTGGGCTTCATCCACATTTTACCTTTTTTCACAGTATAGGAAAAGAACAGGGAATGATGCTGGCTGTTACTTTTGAGAGACTCTGCATTCAGACTCCCGCAGAGGTTGTCTGCATAGACAATCCGGTATTTGCATTTTCATTTGAAACATCCGCTTTTGGTAAGGAATACGAGGTACTTTTGAATTCCAGATTACTTTAA
- a CDS encoding shikimate dehydrogenase — protein sequence MNNITGHTGLTALLGSPVAHSISPLMHNESFRLLGLDYVYLCFDVNEETLPAAVAGLKTCGIRGFNLTMPNKNKIVELLDELSPEAQLIGAVNTVLNDNGKLIGYNTDGYGFMQSVRDAGHDITGKNITVMGVGGASMAICAQSALDGAASVHIFARRTSRYWNRTQKFAENLSAKTGCQVCLFDNDDHTALRDSIAQSYLLINATSVGMVPDIDDTIIKDTSLFHPELVVADVVYEPQETRLLREAKAAGCQTFNGMYMLLHQGAKAFQIWTGQEMPVSVIKEKYFSVK from the coding sequence ATGAATAATATTACCGGACACACAGGTCTTACCGCGCTTTTAGGAAGCCCGGTGGCACACAGCATTTCCCCTTTGATGCATAATGAATCATTTCGCCTTCTCGGGCTTGACTATGTATATTTATGTTTTGATGTAAATGAAGAAACTCTTCCTGCAGCAGTTGCAGGATTAAAGACTTGCGGCATTCGCGGTTTCAACCTTACCATGCCGAATAAGAATAAAATTGTAGAATTATTGGATGAGCTTTCCCCTGAAGCCCAACTGATCGGTGCTGTCAATACTGTACTGAACGATAACGGAAAGTTAATCGGATACAATACAGACGGGTACGGTTTTATGCAATCTGTACGTGATGCGGGACATGATATTACCGGTAAAAATATAACTGTCATGGGAGTAGGAGGAGCTTCGATGGCCATCTGTGCACAGTCTGCCCTGGACGGTGCGGCTTCCGTACATATTTTTGCCCGCCGCACCAGCAGATACTGGAATCGCACACAGAAATTCGCTGAGAATCTCTCTGCTAAAACAGGCTGTCAGGTCTGCCTCTTCGACAATGATGATCATACTGCATTGCGAGATTCCATTGCACAGAGTTATCTGCTGATCAATGCAACCTCTGTAGGCATGGTTCCGGATATCGACGATACCATCATCAAAGATACATCTCTGTTCCATCCTGAGCTTGTAGTGGCAGATGTTGTCTATGAGCCACAGGAAACCCGACTGCTCAGAGAGGCCAAAGCAGCCGGATGCCAGACCTTTAATGGCATGTATATGCTTCTTCATCAGGGGGCTAAAGCTTTCCAGATCTGGACCGGACAGGAAATGCCGGTTTCTGTTATTAAGGAAAAATATTTCTCTGTCAAATAG
- a CDS encoding YdcF family protein translates to MRKHPNLEYIIVLGAHVEGTRLTKALLERTRRALQYMEENPETKAVLSGGKGDGESITEAQAMCNYLVEHGIDRERLILEEKSTSTTENLKFSLGMIGLNHSVGIVTNNFHVFRGTAIGKKCGCREIYPIPSRYRSWRLLIYIPREILAIIKDKLMGNM, encoded by the coding sequence ATGCGTAAGCATCCAAATCTGGAATATATTATCGTGCTTGGTGCCCATGTAGAAGGTACCCGGCTTACAAAAGCCCTTCTGGAACGTACCAGAAGGGCTTTACAGTATATGGAAGAGAATCCTGAGACTAAGGCTGTTCTGTCCGGAGGAAAAGGGGACGGAGAATCTATCACAGAAGCTCAGGCAATGTGCAATTATCTTGTGGAACATGGAATTGACAGAGAACGACTGATCCTGGAAGAGAAATCTACCAGCACAACAGAGAATCTGAAGTTCAGTCTGGGAATGATCGGACTGAATCATTCGGTTGGCATTGTCACCAATAATTTTCATGTTTTCCGGGGAACGGCCATAGGAAAGAAATGTGGATGCAGAGAAATTTATCCCATTCCTTCCAGATACCGTTCATGGAGACTTCTGATATATATTCCAAGAGAAATCCTGGCAATCATCAAAGATAAGCTGATGGGAAATATGTGA
- a CDS encoding radical SAM protein, translated as MRQDTESCILADCSLCPRNCHVDRTAGKTGYCGMNQKVKIARAALHMWEEPCISGTRGSGAVFFTGCNLRCCFCQNREIAIGDSGLEITEERLAEIFLELQEKDAANINLVTGTHYIPQIIVALDCAKKHGLNIPVVYNCGGYENTETLKLLDGYVDIYLPDYKYAESELAVKFSHANDYPERAMEAVNEMVRQTGMPQFDAEGYMKRGTIVRHLILPGHTRNSKKVLKLLHKTFGKQIYISIMNQYTPVFEQKEYTELNRCVTRREYEKVLDYAFELGIENGFFQDGETARESFIPAFDYEGVRKMP; from the coding sequence CTGAGGCAGGATACAGAAAGCTGCATACTGGCAGATTGCAGTTTATGTCCGAGAAATTGCCATGTAGACAGAACAGCCGGAAAAACCGGATACTGTGGAATGAATCAGAAGGTTAAGATTGCAAGGGCAGCTTTGCATATGTGGGAAGAACCATGTATTTCGGGAACCAGAGGTTCTGGGGCAGTCTTTTTTACAGGATGCAATCTGAGATGCTGTTTCTGCCAGAACCGGGAAATTGCCATTGGTGACAGTGGCCTTGAGATCACTGAGGAAAGACTGGCAGAAATATTCCTGGAACTGCAGGAAAAGGATGCTGCAAATATCAATCTGGTAACCGGAACACATTATATTCCACAGATCATCGTAGCTTTGGACTGTGCAAAGAAGCATGGGCTTAATATTCCGGTTGTTTATAACTGTGGTGGATATGAGAACACAGAGACATTGAAACTTCTGGACGGATATGTGGACATTTATCTTCCGGATTACAAATATGCGGAGAGCGAATTGGCGGTGAAATTTTCACATGCGAATGATTATCCTGAAAGGGCTATGGAAGCAGTTAATGAGATGGTACGCCAGACAGGAATGCCACAGTTTGATGCAGAGGGATATATGAAACGTGGGACTATTGTGAGACATCTTATATTGCCGGGGCATACAAGAAATTCAAAGAAGGTTCTGAAACTTTTACATAAGACTTTTGGAAAGCAGATTTATATCAGTATCATGAATCAGTATACGCCGGTTTTTGAGCAGAAAGAATATACAGAACTGAATCGTTGTGTAACCAGAAGAGAATATGAAAAAGTTCTGGACTATGCATTTGAGCTTGGGATTGAAAATGGATTTTTTCAAGATGGTGAAACTGCCAGAGAGAGTTTTATTCCTGCGTTTGATTATGAAGGTGTGAGAAAAATGCCGTAA
- the sigE gene encoding RNA polymerase sporulation sigma factor SigE, with the protein MSCYPLQVVSRMVMNRSGEVFYIGGNDVLPAPLEPKREAFILQKLGTGQEEEAKSVLIEHNLRLVVYIAKKFDNTGVGVEDLISIGTIGLIKAINTFNPVKNIKLATYASRCIENEILMYLRRNSKTKMEVSIDEPLNVDWDGNELLLSDILGTDEDVISRRLEDEVEISLLSKAIRKLSPREQTIIRLRFGLGKENAAEKTQKEVADLLGISQSYISRLEKRIMKRLKKEIVKYE; encoded by the coding sequence ATGAGCTGTTATCCATTACAGGTAGTGTCAAGAATGGTGATGAACCGTTCAGGAGAAGTTTTTTATATTGGTGGAAATGATGTGCTGCCGGCACCGCTGGAGCCGAAGCGTGAGGCGTTTATACTGCAGAAGCTTGGAACAGGGCAGGAAGAAGAAGCGAAGTCTGTTCTGATCGAACATAATTTAAGGCTTGTGGTGTATATTGCAAAGAAGTTTGATAACACAGGAGTCGGGGTGGAGGATCTGATCTCAATCGGAACGATTGGGCTGATCAAGGCAATCAATACCTTTAATCCTGTAAAAAACATCAAGCTTGCCACTTATGCATCCAGATGTATAGAGAATGAGATCCTGATGTATCTTCGCCGCAACAGTAAGACAAAGATGGAAGTGTCCATAGACGAACCGCTGAACGTAGACTGGGATGGAAATGAACTCCTGCTTTCTGATATTCTGGGAACTGATGAGGATGTGATTTCAAGACGTCTGGAAGATGAAGTGGAGATTTCGTTGCTGTCAAAGGCAATTAGAAAGCTTTCACCGCGTGAGCAGACGATCATCCGCCTTAGATTTGGTCTGGGAAAGGAGAATGCTGCAGAGAAAACACAGAAAGAGGTTGCAGACCTTCTGGGAATTTCTCAATCATATATTTCCAGGTTGGAAAAAAGGATCATGAAGAGATTGAAAAAGGAAATTGTGAAATATGAATAG
- a CDS encoding TrkH family potassium uptake protein produces the protein MNYSIIIYIIGMILKIEAVFMALPAITALIYQETSGVAFLITIALCLVIGLPLTRKKPTRKAFYTKEGFVTVALSWIVLSIIGAIPFVISRSIPNPVDALFETVSGFTTTGASILSDVEALPHCMLMWRSFTHWIGGMGVLVFILSLLPLTGGYHMNLMKAESPGPSVSKLAPKVQSTAKILYSIYFVMTVIQILLLLVGGMPLFDSICTAFGTAGTGGFGIKNDSMASYSTYLQVVITVFMILFGVNFNAYFFIITKKFAQAFKMEEVRYYFGIIGIAILIITCNIYHIFGSAAKAFQQAAFQVGSIITTTGYATTDFNTWPEISRTILVLLMFIGACAGSTGGGIKVSRILILCKTVRKELHIFLHPNAVKKIKMDGKAIPHEVVRSTNIFFIVYMLIFASSIFLIAFDDFNLITNFTAVAATFNNIGPGLELVGPTGNFGMFSWFSKLILTFDMLAGRLEIFPLLILFVRDTWKKF, from the coding sequence ATGAACTATTCCATTATTATCTATATCATCGGAATGATTCTGAAAATTGAAGCTGTATTTATGGCTCTGCCCGCAATTACGGCACTCATCTATCAGGAAACTTCCGGTGTAGCTTTTCTGATCACGATTGCTTTATGCCTGGTCATCGGGCTTCCTCTCACCAGGAAAAAGCCGACAAGAAAGGCTTTCTACACAAAAGAAGGTTTCGTGACTGTAGCATTAAGCTGGATCGTTCTGAGTATCATAGGAGCAATCCCCTTTGTGATCAGCCGAAGCATTCCAAATCCTGTAGATGCATTATTTGAAACAGTTTCGGGTTTTACTACAACAGGAGCCAGTATTCTCAGCGATGTGGAGGCACTTCCTCATTGTATGCTGATGTGGAGAAGCTTCACGCACTGGATCGGCGGAATGGGTGTTCTGGTTTTCATCCTCTCCCTTCTTCCACTTACCGGCGGTTATCATATGAATCTTATGAAAGCGGAGAGTCCCGGACCATCTGTAAGCAAGCTTGCGCCAAAAGTACAGTCAACTGCCAAAATTCTGTATTCTATTTATTTCGTAATGACAGTGATCCAGATCCTGCTTCTTCTGGTCGGTGGTATGCCGCTGTTTGACTCCATATGTACAGCTTTCGGTACTGCAGGTACCGGAGGATTTGGTATTAAAAATGACAGCATGGCCAGTTACAGTACATATCTGCAGGTAGTCATTACTGTATTTATGATTTTATTTGGCGTTAACTTTAATGCTTACTTTTTCATTATCACAAAAAAATTTGCTCAGGCTTTTAAAATGGAAGAAGTGCGGTATTATTTCGGAATCATCGGTATTGCAATTCTTATCATCACCTGCAATATTTACCATATTTTCGGAAGTGCAGCCAAAGCTTTTCAGCAGGCAGCTTTCCAGGTTGGTTCCATTATCACAACAACCGGATATGCAACAACAGATTTTAATACCTGGCCGGAAATTTCGCGGACAATCCTGGTACTGCTGATGTTTATCGGTGCATGTGCCGGAAGTACAGGCGGCGGCATTAAAGTATCCAGGATCCTGATTCTCTGCAAAACAGTCCGCAAGGAGCTTCATATTTTTCTGCATCCAAATGCGGTAAAGAAAATAAAAATGGACGGCAAAGCCATCCCACATGAAGTTGTTCGTTCCACAAATATTTTCTTCATTGTATATATGCTGATTTTTGCATCCTCCATATTCCTGATTGCCTTTGACGATTTCAATCTGATCACGAATTTTACGGCGGTTGCGGCAACCTTTAATAATATCGGACCTGGTCTGGAACTGGTAGGACCTACCGGAAACTTCGGCATGTTCTCCTGGTTTTCAAAGCTTATCCTTACTTTTGATATGCTGGCAGGACGTCTTGAGATTTTCCCGTTACTGATATTGTTTGTAAGGGATACATGGAAGAAATTCTAA